The proteins below come from a single Plantactinospora sp. KBS50 genomic window:
- a CDS encoding Clp protease N-terminal domain-containing protein, translating to MPRWFPFVTVEARTVLLAAGVTARQHGRTEITAEDVALALLVDRDGTAAAVWRVLRVDRDRLIRRLRPPEPPGRAGEPAVRFDVSGRRLWDRAHRVALLGGDRLGTRHLLFALLDAGPSPVVLALAEAGVTSRTAREVLGRAPEIEKLPIRPALATRLRWRWTGWRLRWATGWARWRRLLRDRPVVTIATLAPAAAVLFLGVMASLIR from the coding sequence ATGCCCCGCTGGTTCCCGTTCGTCACCGTCGAGGCCCGAACCGTGTTGCTGGCCGCGGGGGTCACCGCCCGCCAGCACGGTCGTACCGAGATCACCGCCGAGGACGTCGCGCTCGCGCTCCTGGTGGACCGGGACGGCACCGCCGCGGCCGTCTGGCGGGTGCTGCGCGTCGACCGGGACCGGTTGATCCGCCGGCTGCGACCGCCGGAACCGCCCGGCCGGGCGGGCGAGCCGGCCGTCCGGTTCGATGTCTCCGGCCGGCGGCTCTGGGATCGCGCGCACCGGGTCGCGCTGCTCGGCGGCGATCGGCTGGGCACCCGACACCTGCTGTTCGCGCTGCTGGATGCCGGCCCGTCGCCGGTGGTGCTCGCACTGGCCGAGGCCGGCGTCACCAGCCGTACCGCCCGCGAGGTGCTGGGGCGGGCACCGGAGATCGAGAAGCTGCCGATCCGGCCGGCCCTGGCGACCCGCCTGCGCTGGCGCTGGACCGGGTGGCGGCTGCGCTGGGCGACCGGCTGGGCGCGCTGGCGGCGCCTGCTTCGGGACCGGCCGGTGGTGACGATCGCGACCCTGGCGCCCGCCGCCGCGGTGCTGTTCCTGGGTGTGATGGCCAGCCTGATCCGCTGA
- a CDS encoding type II toxin-antitoxin system RelE/ParE family toxin, giving the protein MLVWLHKQPRNVFLSVLSAILGLVSDPVPQNSTEMRDGSGRRLRVGDYRVLNRLDGDELTIHDVGHRKDVYS; this is encoded by the coding sequence GTGCTGGTCTGGCTGCACAAGCAGCCGCGCAACGTCTTCCTGTCCGTCCTGAGCGCGATCCTCGGCTTGGTCTCCGACCCGGTCCCGCAGAACTCGACCGAGATGCGCGACGGATCCGGGCGTCGACTACGTGTCGGTGACTACCGTGTCCTCAACCGCCTCGACGGCGACGAGTTGACCATCCACGACGTCGGGCACCGCAAGGACGTCTACTCGTAG
- a CDS encoding MafI family immunity protein, which translates to MQVGEIGLAFDTICSWLFEDSLAISRSFYERLRVLANDLEEPAAVERLDELVVD; encoded by the coding sequence GTGCAGGTCGGGGAAATAGGGCTGGCGTTCGATACCATTTGCTCCTGGCTATTCGAGGATTCGCTTGCTATATCGCGATCATTTTATGAACGCCTCAGGGTGCTTGCGAATGACTTAGAAGAGCCCGCTGCTGTGGAGAGGCTCGACGAACTTGTAGTTGACTGA
- a CDS encoding DUF4173 domain-containing protein, giving the protein MSQPVPDPERTDAAPADGDAPAADHAAGTTVGGDPAAGTPWLLVLPEEPGGPAGVPWPGPAGEPGWAIPVQIPAGTRGYALFLPMVPAEPAVGASPAGTPTVGTLPGGGTVPRPRDGQPRSQRAEPDVEVEPDVEVEPDVTDESSAGAEQSVTAGPDVAAEPDAAGQPDVEVESDVTDEPDATDEPDVDGEQDGTDESDVGAEPWAGVPPGAPGVAGPVRPVAAAPSFLDTRWPGPAPARGWAVPAAVLAGALGLAIFVPLGRTGMGWFLGGLMLAVGVAVGVARPVAGLPRAERWTRVGWAALALALLAVLAFRNAWWLVTFCVLGALGCTALAIVGGRLIRSILFSLVAAPFAAFRGLPWVRRHVQPPTRSGTARRIGWSVAVTALVLTVFGSLLSSADSAFAALLRDIVPTVHPGTSVNGVFLLVVGALVATAAVYTLSAPPDLSTIDRSGVPRFGLVEWALPIGSLVVLFAGFVAVQFTVLFGGRRHVLSTAGLSYAEYARSGFWQLLAVTVLTLVVLGAVTRWARRDRPVERILLRVMLGLLGALSLVIVVSALSRMYAYQKVYSFTGERIFVMAFELLLGVVLILIMLAGVRWRGGWIPRLTVALTALMLLSLAVLNPEDYAARRNIARYQQTGTIDAWYLRALSADATPALGTLPDPVRRCALSWIDDDLAEPDPWYAWNLGRTRARAVLERLGPGAVGGPKDCGRADQFDLPKGR; this is encoded by the coding sequence GTGTCCCAGCCGGTACCGGATCCAGAACGGACCGACGCCGCCCCCGCCGACGGCGATGCCCCGGCCGCTGACCACGCCGCCGGTACGACCGTCGGCGGCGATCCCGCAGCCGGTACGCCGTGGCTGCTCGTCCTTCCGGAGGAACCGGGCGGGCCGGCGGGTGTGCCCTGGCCGGGACCGGCGGGCGAGCCCGGTTGGGCCATCCCGGTGCAGATCCCGGCCGGCACCCGGGGGTACGCGCTGTTCCTGCCGATGGTGCCGGCCGAGCCCGCGGTCGGCGCGTCCCCGGCCGGCACACCGACGGTCGGCACGCTCCCGGGCGGCGGGACGGTCCCGCGGCCGCGCGACGGCCAGCCGCGGTCGCAGCGGGCCGAGCCGGACGTCGAGGTCGAGCCGGACGTCGAGGTCGAGCCGGACGTCACGGACGAGTCGTCCGCCGGAGCCGAGCAGTCGGTCACGGCCGGGCCGGATGTTGCGGCCGAGCCTGACGCCGCAGGTCAGCCGGACGTCGAGGTCGAGTCGGATGTGACGGACGAGCCGGACGCCACGGATGAACCAGACGTCGACGGCGAACAGGACGGCACGGATGAGTCGGATGTCGGGGCCGAGCCGTGGGCCGGCGTACCGCCCGGCGCGCCCGGTGTGGCCGGGCCCGTCCGGCCGGTGGCCGCCGCTCCGTCGTTCCTGGACACACGGTGGCCCGGTCCGGCGCCGGCGCGCGGTTGGGCGGTGCCGGCGGCCGTGCTCGCCGGGGCGCTGGGTCTGGCCATTTTCGTACCGCTCGGCCGCACCGGGATGGGCTGGTTCCTCGGCGGACTCATGCTGGCCGTGGGCGTGGCCGTCGGGGTCGCCCGGCCCGTCGCCGGGCTGCCGCGGGCCGAACGCTGGACCCGGGTCGGCTGGGCGGCGCTGGCCCTGGCGCTGCTGGCCGTGCTCGCCTTCCGCAACGCCTGGTGGCTGGTGACGTTCTGCGTTCTCGGCGCGCTGGGCTGCACGGCGCTGGCCATCGTGGGCGGCCGGCTGATCCGCTCGATCCTGTTCAGTCTCGTCGCGGCGCCGTTCGCGGCCTTCCGCGGGTTGCCGTGGGTACGCCGGCATGTCCAGCCGCCCACCCGGTCCGGCACCGCCCGCCGGATCGGCTGGTCGGTCGCGGTGACCGCGCTCGTGCTGACCGTATTCGGCAGCCTGCTCTCCTCGGCCGACAGCGCCTTCGCGGCGCTGCTGCGCGACATCGTCCCGACGGTGCATCCGGGTACGTCGGTAAACGGCGTGTTCCTGCTGGTCGTGGGCGCGCTTGTGGCGACGGCCGCCGTCTACACCCTGTCGGCGCCGCCGGATCTGTCCACGATCGACCGGTCCGGCGTACCGCGGTTCGGTCTCGTGGAGTGGGCGCTGCCGATCGGATCGCTGGTGGTGCTCTTCGCGGGGTTCGTGGCGGTGCAGTTCACCGTGCTGTTCGGCGGCCGGCGGCACGTGCTGAGCACCGCCGGCCTGAGCTACGCCGAGTATGCCCGCAGCGGGTTCTGGCAACTGCTGGCCGTGACCGTACTGACCCTGGTGGTGCTCGGCGCGGTGACCCGGTGGGCGCGCCGGGACCGGCCGGTCGAGCGGATCCTGCTGCGGGTCATGCTCGGTCTGCTCGGCGCGCTCAGCCTGGTGATCGTGGTGTCGGCGCTGTCTCGGATGTACGCCTACCAGAAGGTCTACAGCTTCACCGGCGAACGCATCTTCGTGATGGCGTTCGAGCTGCTGCTCGGTGTCGTTCTCATCCTGATCATGCTGGCCGGGGTCCGCTGGCGTGGCGGCTGGATCCCGCGGCTGACCGTCGCGCTCACCGCGCTGATGCTGCTCAGCCTCGCCGTGCTGAACCCGGAGGACTACGCGGCCCGTCGCAACATCGCCCGGTACCAGCAGACCGGCACGATCGACGCCTGGTACCTGCGGGCGCTGTCCGCGGACGCCACCCCGGCGTTGGGCACGCTGCCCGATCCGGTCCGGCGCTGCGCGCTGAGCTGGATCGACGACGACCTGGCCGAACCGGACCCCTGGTACGCCTGGAACCTGGGCCGGACGCGTGCCCGGGCCGTGCTGGAGCGGCTCGGACCGGGCGCCGTCGGTGGCCCGAAGGACTGCGGCCGGGCCGACCAGTTCGACCTGCCGAAGGGGCGCTGA
- a CDS encoding N-acetyltransferase, producing MSSRFSSVEPLSAMHVVTGFDCGSPAQSVWLAEHALQAHRAGLSRVYVVADADHPDRRVIGYYALAAGSVAPADASPRLRQGAGRYHQPVVILTRLGVDRSAQGAGLGRALVVDVLRRIAAAAEVIGVRAVLIHCETDAARDFYLRLAKFEPSPTDPMHLLLLMTDLRRALAG from the coding sequence GTGAGTTCGCGTTTCTCGTCGGTCGAGCCGTTGTCGGCCATGCATGTGGTGACCGGCTTCGACTGCGGCTCGCCTGCTCAGTCGGTCTGGCTGGCCGAGCACGCCCTGCAGGCGCACCGGGCCGGGCTGTCCCGGGTGTACGTCGTCGCTGACGCCGATCACCCGGATCGCCGGGTGATCGGCTATTACGCCCTGGCTGCCGGCAGCGTCGCCCCGGCTGACGCCTCCCCACGGCTGCGGCAGGGTGCCGGCCGCTACCACCAGCCCGTGGTGATCCTGACCCGCCTCGGCGTCGACCGCAGCGCCCAGGGCGCCGGACTCGGACGTGCCCTGGTGGTTGATGTGCTGCGGCGCATCGCCGCCGCAGCCGAGGTCATCGGTGTCCGCGCGGTGCTCATCCACTGCGAGACCGACGCCGCCCGCGACTTCTATCTGCGCCTGGCCAAGTTCGAGCCGAGTCCCACGGATCCGATGCACCTGCTGCTGTTGATGACGGACCTCCGCCGAGCTCTCGCGGGGTAG
- a CDS encoding 26S protease regulatory subunit, with translation MPEQPSPLRPEADHFTRFGADVTIVDPTGLLAAVRTGPVEVFDGTDFPAPVRRVRLALRRDVEDDHPVHRFMAEIRTGAPGGALDNPAAWLLVGVGPVGLLLARRLAAVEPTAGRVLAQAGRVVAEAGRRLGLPPPPTGAADPTDPAARTDPAGRTDDPAGAAVLAEAADLGLTPVVRRRASGEGTVVTVRADRPGDALTPAHLRVAFALVLQVVRELAADGADPVVLRGRRYVLDAGSEPGPAYQGGPAAGSPRRADQVTLDQVGGLDEVVAQFREIAVSFRHPEVMARWGARRPQGILLYGPPGTGKTMLARALANEIGAVFREIRTPEILDKWLGGSERNIKQIFRDARRWREPTVMLFDEFDSIISYAGAGGDAASQAVNAVAGIFKQEMNTLIEENPNVIVMATTNFPHRVDASLIRSGRFDVKLAIPLPDETGRAQIITKMIRDLMQRHEAPPFRMFGDDVDPADLATRTAGMTGADLREILRRVQLAKAMREAVDGVPADPISQRDLIEHTAALHRA, from the coding sequence ATGCCGGAACAACCCAGCCCCCTGCGGCCGGAGGCCGACCACTTCACCCGGTTCGGCGCCGACGTGACGATCGTCGACCCGACCGGGCTGCTGGCCGCGGTTCGCACCGGCCCGGTCGAGGTCTTCGACGGCACCGACTTCCCGGCACCGGTCCGGCGGGTCCGGCTCGCGCTGCGTCGGGACGTCGAGGACGACCACCCCGTACACCGGTTCATGGCCGAGATCCGCACCGGCGCACCGGGCGGCGCCCTCGACAACCCGGCGGCCTGGCTTTTGGTCGGCGTCGGGCCGGTCGGCCTGCTGCTCGCCCGCCGGCTGGCCGCCGTGGAACCGACGGCCGGACGGGTCCTCGCCCAGGCCGGCCGCGTGGTGGCCGAGGCGGGCCGCCGGCTGGGACTTCCGCCGCCGCCGACCGGCGCCGCCGACCCGACCGACCCCGCGGCGCGTACCGATCCGGCGGGCCGCACCGACGACCCGGCCGGGGCCGCGGTGCTGGCCGAGGCCGCCGACCTCGGACTCACCCCGGTCGTCCGGCGCCGCGCGTCGGGCGAGGGAACGGTCGTCACGGTGCGCGCCGACCGGCCCGGCGACGCGCTCACCCCGGCACACCTGCGGGTGGCCTTCGCGCTGGTGTTGCAGGTGGTCCGGGAGTTGGCCGCGGACGGCGCCGACCCCGTCGTCCTGCGCGGACGCCGGTACGTGCTGGACGCCGGGTCCGAGCCCGGCCCGGCGTACCAGGGCGGCCCGGCGGCCGGCTCACCGCGCCGGGCCGACCAGGTCACCCTGGACCAGGTCGGCGGCCTCGACGAGGTGGTCGCGCAGTTCCGGGAGATCGCGGTGTCGTTCCGGCACCCCGAGGTGATGGCCCGGTGGGGCGCCCGCCGCCCGCAGGGCATCCTGCTGTACGGCCCGCCCGGCACCGGAAAGACCATGCTGGCCCGGGCGCTGGCCAACGAGATCGGCGCGGTCTTCCGGGAGATCCGCACCCCGGAGATCCTGGACAAGTGGCTCGGCGGCTCCGAGCGCAACATCAAGCAGATCTTCCGGGACGCCCGCCGCTGGCGGGAACCCACGGTCATGCTCTTCGACGAGTTCGACAGCATCATCAGCTACGCCGGTGCCGGCGGCGACGCGGCCAGCCAGGCGGTGAACGCGGTGGCCGGGATCTTCAAGCAGGAGATGAACACGCTGATCGAGGAGAACCCGAACGTCATCGTGATGGCCACCACCAACTTCCCGCACCGGGTGGACGCCTCGCTGATCCGGTCCGGCCGCTTCGACGTGAAGCTGGCCATCCCACTGCCCGACGAGACCGGCCGGGCGCAGATCATCACGAAGATGATCCGGGACCTCATGCAGCGGCACGAGGCGCCACCGTTCCGGATGTTCGGCGACGATGTGGACCCGGCGGATCTGGCGACGCGGACCGCCGGGATGACCGGAGCGGACCTGCGGGAGATCCTGCGCCGGGTGCAGTTGGCCAAGGCGATGCGCGAGGCCGTGGACGGCGTTCCGGCCGACCCGATCAGCCAGCGGGACCTGATCGAGCACACCGCCGCGCTGCACCGGGCCTGA
- a CDS encoding group II intron maturase-specific domain-containing protein, producing the protein MTLGRSLRGWANYFRHGSSSRCFQQIDYHAWKRIGGWIRRKHHPISWREIRRRFTIDGRYAHNGITFHGAANVKIDRYRYRGSKIPNPWTITDPITS; encoded by the coding sequence CTGACCCTCGGCCGATCGCTACGAGGATGGGCGAACTACTTCCGCCACGGCTCCTCCAGCCGCTGCTTCCAGCAGATCGACTACCACGCCTGGAAACGCATCGGCGGCTGGATACGCCGCAAGCACCACCCCATCTCCTGGCGGGAGATCCGCCGCCGGTTCACCATCGACGGCCGGTACGCCCACAACGGGATCACCTTCCACGGCGCCGCCAACGTCAAGATCGACCGCTACCGCTACCGCGGCAGCAAGATCCCCAACCCATGGACCATCACGGACCCAATCACATCGTGA
- a CDS encoding DUF1778 domain-containing protein produces the protein MSAKAERLHLRVDAEQKALLEAASQAAGASVSTFVLKAATDAAADVLADRRAFLLDEAAWRVFDEALDRPAQDVAGLRELVAGPTVLDRSAGEVQR, from the coding sequence ATGAGTGCGAAGGCGGAGCGGCTACACCTACGGGTGGATGCCGAACAGAAGGCGTTGCTGGAGGCGGCCAGCCAGGCCGCCGGTGCGAGTGTGTCGACGTTCGTACTGAAGGCGGCCACCGACGCGGCGGCTGACGTGCTCGCCGATCGGCGAGCGTTCCTGCTGGACGAGGCCGCGTGGCGGGTGTTCGACGAGGCGCTGGACCGCCCGGCCCAGGATGTTGCCGGTCTGCGCGAGTTGGTGGCTGGGCCGACGGTTCTGGACCGCTCGGCGGGCGAGGTGCAGCGGTGA
- a CDS encoding type II toxin-antitoxin system Phd/YefM family antitoxin → MARITLREFRDGAGRVLDGVERTGEPVIITKYERPVAVLVGIDEWEEIEAFRDRRDAAVIARSRAEGQFVPLSAALESLGVDPREVEALLADRAGGAAA, encoded by the coding sequence ATGGCGAGGATAACCCTGCGGGAGTTCCGCGATGGCGCGGGTCGGGTGCTGGACGGGGTTGAGCGCACCGGTGAGCCGGTCATCATCACCAAGTACGAGCGGCCCGTGGCCGTCCTGGTCGGCATCGACGAGTGGGAGGAGATCGAGGCGTTCCGCGACCGTCGGGACGCTGCGGTGATCGCCCGTTCCCGTGCCGAGGGCCAGTTCGTGCCGCTGTCGGCGGCTCTGGAGTCGCTCGGGGTAGATCCTCGTGAGGTGGAGGCGCTGTTGGCCGACCGGGCCGGCGGCGCGGCGGCGTGA
- a CDS encoding CDP-alcohol phosphatidyltransferase family protein, translating into MNGLYALKPWYTARLDPLLRHLVARRVPPVALTVAGVGAAVAAGAALALLRPGLPAALLVGGLLAIRLGCANLDGAVARRANLSTRRGAVANELGDRLADLAALAGAAALAPPVLVLAAALAACAPSWVALAGAAAGAPRIQGGPVGKTERCALLVAVAATGWATPLVAVLGAGSAITAGLRLIRVRALLGSAS; encoded by the coding sequence ATGAACGGCCTCTACGCGTTGAAACCCTGGTACACCGCCCGGTTGGACCCGCTGCTGCGCCATCTGGTCGCCCGCCGGGTACCTCCGGTGGCGCTCACCGTCGCCGGTGTCGGCGCCGCCGTGGCGGCCGGCGCCGCGCTGGCTCTGCTACGCCCCGGCCTGCCGGCCGCGCTGCTCGTCGGCGGCCTGCTCGCGATCCGGCTGGGCTGCGCGAACCTGGACGGCGCGGTGGCCCGCCGGGCCAACCTGAGCACCCGGCGCGGGGCCGTGGCCAACGAACTGGGCGACCGGCTGGCCGACCTGGCCGCGCTGGCCGGCGCGGCGGCGCTGGCGCCCCCGGTGCTGGTCCTCGCCGCCGCGCTGGCGGCCTGCGCACCCTCCTGGGTCGCACTGGCCGGCGCCGCCGCCGGGGCGCCCCGGATCCAGGGCGGCCCGGTCGGCAAGACGGAACGCTGCGCCCTGCTGGTCGCCGTGGCCGCGACCGGCTGGGCGACCCCGCTGGTGGCCGTGCTCGGCGCCGGCTCGGCGATCACCGCCGGGCTGCGGCTGATCCGGGTACGGGCGCTGCTCGGGAGCGCGTCGTGA
- a CDS encoding lysophospholipid acyltransferase family protein, whose translation MTAPARQLGSRQPARPARSDARQPKRPARPARPAWSDLRRPERPGRPVRAGAGWMPGAAARRLLWRVVLAATGGLRVAGAPPRRPCVLVANHSSHADTAALLAALPARRRPAVVAAADYWFEGRVRSWTGRALAAAVPVRRGGGGSADLAAAGNLLAAGRDVIVFAEGTRSRDGSVGAFRGGAARLATAAGVDLVPVAISGTRDLLPAHGRLRRARVQVRFGAPLPDPSDVPAARAAVLRLVSVSRHRAADTWRRRAAARIAAVAAAVTTRVAAVATTVAARIAGLGATVAAGLRWTPARGGVHRNVPDSAVRRRMARLAHGRLGVAAVAAWSFAEALSWPLVPEFALAVLAVAAPRRAPRLAAVAVAASLAGGVTGYGLGAAGLHPPAPLTTPLMRATVVQAVAEHGAAAVRAQPTSGIPYKVYAVTAGAAHVDLGGFLLASATGRGSRITLVGLVLGLFGALTVRWRRWYPLYLVVFPVLFAAGLALVVKSWS comes from the coding sequence ATGACCGCCCCGGCGCGGCAGCTCGGCAGCCGCCAGCCGGCGCGGCCGGCTCGCAGCGACGCACGGCAGCCGAAGCGACCGGCGCGACCGGCGCGACCGGCCTGGAGCGACCTGCGGCGGCCGGAACGACCGGGGCGACCGGTCCGCGCCGGCGCCGGCTGGATGCCGGGCGCCGCGGCCCGCCGGCTGCTCTGGCGGGTGGTCCTGGCCGCCACCGGTGGGCTGCGGGTGGCCGGGGCACCGCCGCGGCGGCCGTGCGTCCTGGTGGCGAACCACTCCTCGCACGCCGACACGGCCGCGTTGCTGGCGGCGCTGCCGGCCCGGCGCCGGCCCGCGGTGGTGGCCGCCGCCGACTACTGGTTCGAGGGTCGGGTGCGCTCCTGGACCGGCCGTGCGCTCGCCGCCGCCGTACCGGTGCGGCGCGGCGGCGGGGGCAGCGCCGACCTGGCCGCCGCCGGCAACCTGCTTGCCGCCGGCCGGGACGTGATCGTCTTCGCCGAGGGCACCCGGAGCCGGGACGGCAGCGTCGGGGCCTTCCGCGGCGGCGCGGCCCGGCTCGCCACGGCGGCCGGGGTGGATCTGGTGCCGGTGGCGATCTCCGGCACCAGGGACCTGCTGCCGGCGCACGGCCGGCTGCGCCGGGCGCGCGTACAGGTGCGGTTCGGTGCCCCGCTGCCCGACCCGTCGGACGTCCCGGCGGCCCGCGCCGCGGTGCTCCGGCTGGTCTCGGTGTCCCGGCACCGGGCCGCGGACACGTGGCGGCGCCGGGCCGCGGCCCGGATCGCGGCGGTGGCCGCCGCCGTCACCACCCGGGTCGCGGCGGTGGCCACGACGGTCGCCGCCCGGATCGCGGGGCTGGGCGCGACGGTCGCCGCCGGTCTCCGGTGGACCCCGGCACGGGGCGGGGTCCACCGGAACGTGCCCGACTCCGCGGTACGGCGCCGGATGGCCCGGTTGGCACACGGCCGGCTCGGCGTCGCCGCGGTCGCGGCCTGGTCGTTCGCCGAGGCGCTGTCCTGGCCGCTGGTGCCCGAGTTCGCGCTGGCGGTGCTGGCCGTGGCCGCGCCGCGCCGGGCGCCCCGGCTGGCCGCGGTCGCGGTGGCCGCCAGCCTGGCCGGCGGCGTCACCGGCTACGGCCTGGGCGCCGCCGGCCTGCATCCGCCGGCGCCGCTGACCACGCCGCTGATGCGGGCCACGGTGGTGCAGGCCGTGGCCGAGCACGGCGCCGCCGCGGTACGCGCGCAGCCCACCTCGGGCATCCCGTACAAGGTGTACGCGGTGACCGCGGGTGCCGCGCACGTGGACCTCGGCGGTTTCCTGCTGGCCTCGGCGACCGGCCGCGGGTCACGGATCACGCTCGTCGGCCTCGTCCTCGGGCTGTTCGGCGCGCTCACCGTGCGCTGGCGCCGCTGGTACCCGCTCTACCTCGTGGTGTTTCCGGTCCTGTTCGCGGCCGGCCTGGCCCTCGTCGTCAAGTCCTGGAGCTGA
- a CDS encoding CPCC family cysteine-rich protein yields the protein MTEQSYRSPCPCCGHLVHNDRPGSFLICPVCFWEDDQVQLRWPFYRGGANKPPLIEAQQNYRNLGVSETRFADKVRSPSRNEPLDPGFRPIDISVDSFEETSVQEELWPEDRSVLYWWRPTFWRRSQGEAQ from the coding sequence ATGACGGAGCAATCATATCGATCGCCGTGCCCGTGCTGTGGTCATCTTGTGCACAACGACCGGCCAGGATCATTTCTGATCTGCCCTGTCTGCTTCTGGGAGGACGATCAGGTGCAACTGCGCTGGCCGTTCTATCGGGGTGGTGCAAATAAGCCGCCCCTGATAGAGGCTCAGCAGAACTATCGGAACCTAGGCGTCAGTGAGACGCGCTTTGCGGATAAGGTCCGATCGCCAAGCCGGAACGAGCCACTAGATCCGGGATTCCGTCCCATTGACATTTCCGTTGACTCCTTCGAGGAAACCTCAGTGCAGGAGGAACTCTGGCCAGAGGATCGAAGCGTCCTCTATTGGTGGAGACCAACGTTTTGGAGGCGGTCGCAAGGCGAGGCACAATAG
- a CDS encoding EndoU domain-containing protein has product MLAGKTPVLVHNCGGPGRDLIDGDAQYHIISGNRTGGGHKWPGRPNKTVFPESWDTDKILDGVADVATNPSSTWTWQKGAHGSLYTRKEELSRVKIEDVYDG; this is encoded by the coding sequence GTGCTCGCCGGCAAAACCCCGGTGCTTGTCCACAACTGCGGCGGTCCTGGCCGGGATCTTATTGATGGCGATGCTCAATATCACATCATTTCTGGCAATCGAACTGGCGGTGGACATAAGTGGCCGGGGCGGCCGAACAAGACTGTTTTCCCGGAGTCCTGGGATACGGACAAGATTCTGGACGGCGTCGCTGATGTCGCTACGAATCCTTCCAGTACTTGGACTTGGCAGAAGGGCGCGCATGGATCGCTGTATACCAGGAAGGAAGAGCTGTCGCGAGTCAAGATCGAGGATGTCTATGACGGGTGA
- a CDS encoding phosphatidate cytidylyltransferase, giving the protein MITALDTAPYVAVALGAGGLGTWLSRRRELMLRWCTWAVTAPVVGGALYLGAPGAALLAAGIGVVCAAEYGRLTRLPVPDRVALAAATILLPVGAWLAPAALPRLLVLALLGVGLVPVLAGDVARGAHRLAYGVLGAAWLAALTGLVLVGPAALALFFAVSVADVAAFCGGRLLRGPALSPLSPAKRVAGTLTGAATGIGVLALLGALTPALAVAVTVGAPLGDLLESMVKRGAGVKDAGGWLPGFGGLLDRVDSLLVALAVAVVLS; this is encoded by the coding sequence GTGATCACCGCCCTGGACACCGCCCCGTACGTCGCCGTGGCGCTGGGCGCCGGCGGTCTGGGCACCTGGCTGTCCCGCCGTCGTGAACTGATGCTGCGCTGGTGCACCTGGGCGGTCACCGCCCCGGTCGTGGGCGGGGCGCTGTACCTCGGCGCCCCGGGCGCCGCACTGCTGGCCGCCGGCATCGGCGTGGTGTGCGCGGCCGAGTACGGCCGGCTGACCCGGCTGCCGGTGCCGGACCGGGTGGCCCTGGCCGCCGCGACGATCCTGCTTCCGGTCGGCGCGTGGCTGGCACCGGCCGCCCTCCCCCGGCTGCTGGTGCTGGCGCTGCTGGGCGTCGGGCTGGTGCCGGTGCTGGCCGGCGACGTCGCGCGCGGCGCGCACCGGCTCGCGTACGGGGTGCTCGGCGCGGCCTGGCTCGCGGCGCTCACCGGACTGGTCCTGGTCGGCCCGGCCGCCCTCGCGCTGTTCTTCGCCGTCTCGGTGGCGGACGTGGCGGCGTTCTGCGGCGGCCGGCTGCTGCGCGGCCCGGCCCTGTCGCCGCTGTCCCCGGCCAAGCGGGTCGCGGGGACGTTGACCGGTGCGGCCACCGGGATCGGCGTGCTCGCGCTGCTCGGCGCGCTGACCCCGGCGCTGGCCGTCGCGGTGACCGTCGGCGCCCCGCTGGGTGACCTGCTGGAGTCGATGGTGAAGCGGGGCGCGGGGGTCAAGGACGCCGGCGGCTGGCTGCCCGGCTTCGGCGGGCTGCTCGACCGGGTGGACTCGCTGCTCGTCGCGCTGGCCGTGGCGGTGGTGCTGTCATGA
- a CDS encoding transposase family protein yields MHSRVRSASALHLPTLADSGYEGAGQGIHTPYKQPADGHRLAVDNRTHNAALRSMRCLGERGFAILTGRWRTLRHTTTSPRSLGDIVRAALHLTHFEYRYLPDSC; encoded by the coding sequence GTGCACTCGCGTGTTCGGTCCGCCTCGGCGCTGCATCTACCGACCCTGGCCGACTCCGGCTACGAAGGCGCTGGCCAGGGCATCCACACCCCGTACAAGCAACCCGCCGACGGCCACCGTCTCGCGGTCGACAACCGCACCCACAACGCCGCCCTTCGATCAATGCGGTGCCTCGGAGAACGCGGCTTCGCCATCCTCACCGGCCGCTGGCGCACGCTCCGCCACACCACCACCAGCCCACGAAGCCTCGGCGACATCGTCCGCGCCGCCCTCCACCTCACCCACTTCGAATACCGATACCTACCGGATTCTTGTTGA